From the genome of Palaemon carinicauda isolate YSFRI2023 chromosome 36, ASM3689809v2, whole genome shotgun sequence:
CCCGTCCCAGAGTACGTGCCAGTAGTAGCAGAAGCCTCGAGGCGTTCTCTGGACACTTCGAAGTCTTTCACCCCAGTGGGAATCCCCGCCATTCCAGTCGTCCCTGGAATCGCCAAGCGAGAGGGAATTGCCAAAATCGACGATTCCAAAGACGGCTACCGCCCCAGGGAACGGATAACcaagaggaaaggaaagggaaataaaGTAGGCGTTGATAAAGAGTCCGGCctggaagaaaaagataagaagaaGTTTCAGACTAAGAGCGACAAGGAGATTCGCGAGTACGCTTCCTCTAGAGTTCCTTCCGGGGGTGAGGAGAGCCCATCAGCTTTTCCAGCCCTCTTGGGATTCAATCCTTACCTGCCTCCTGATATTGTCAACAGGGAATTCCTTCCTGAAGGATTGTCTCCGTCCTTGAAGGAGTCAGTCATTAGCGAGACGACGTCAACGGCGTCTCCTTTACCATCAAGTTTTGGACAGCTCTCAGGGTTTCAAGATGGCGGTTTAGCCTCTTCTTCTGGCAAAGGCAGTGAAGCCGCCAAGGCAAAGGAGGTCGACAAGATGCCTACAAAGGCTTCCTCTATGTCAACTTTGTCTTTCGACTTAGAAAGTGGTCGTATATACGACGAGGAAAGTGGCGTTTGGTATTCTTTGATTCCCGTTAAAGAATAAAGTCTCCCAAGTCCTTTCAAATTGTCATTAGAGGAAATGGCCTACTTCTTCGACCGTAGGAAGCTTACAGAAAGGCTTATGAGAAGTGTGGGAAATTATAGATTTCTTACCTCAACTTGTCAATCCcccaaaatatatttcttccttttCCCAGCAGCAATTTAATTCCACCCATCGGTTGatgaaatgattatataattataccCCATACCAACTTTTATTCAACTTTAAATATGATTAATTATTGCTAATTATCCTCTGATACAAATCAGACATCAGTCTGAAGAGAACCTAAACCCAGGTTCAAACCTCAGCATACTTTGTGTTGTCATGTACAGATGTTATCGTCTTTTTCAAAGTTTCTCTTATTGTTAAACTCTATAAATCTAGTCTTATAAGGTGTTTGTCGTTTCTGTTTC
Proteins encoded in this window:
- the LOC137628464 gene encoding uncharacterized protein; this translates as MYAHQPDKKEYEFGFKRGNGYHNVERYEKGGPHHNFKTKVRWHDAKGGHGEHYWDYNHAPKYHDDHHDDDHHGDHHDDHHNDYHGDDHHHGGGHGYGGGDHHDHHDDHGGYHSHPVPEYVPVVAEASRRSLDTSKSFTPVGIPAIPVVPGIAKREGIAKIDDSKDGYRPRERITKRKGKGNKVGVDKESGLEEKDKKKFQTKSDKEIREYASSRVPSGGEESPSAFPALLGFNPYLPPDIVNREFLPEGLSPSLKESVISETTSTASPLPSSFGQLSGFQDGGLASSSGKGSEAAKAKEVDKMPTKASSMSTLSFDLESGRIYDEESGVWYSLIPVKE